GAACTCGTGAAGGTTATGACAACAGTGTTTGCTGCACTGCATGAAAACAATTCTGAAACCTTCTCCACAAAACTCAAAAGAATAAAAACAAAAATTTTTATACCAAAAACATCTTATGCAGATCATCAGCTCGCGAGTCTGCGCAATCGCAGCGGTTCAAAAAGACCTTCACCAGGATTTGACTGGAGCAAAGAGGCAGGGCCTAAAACAGCATCAGGCCCTGCTGGGGCCAGTGGTATGGCCCAGTCCCGTCGCAGTCCAGAACCACGCGCATGGCTGAGCCGCGCCAGGCACCCGCAACAGACCCGAGGATGTGCAAGCATGTTCAGGCCTTGCCAAGTCCCTCAAGGCTGGGAGCGGCAGGCTTGGGGCGGCGATCCAGGCCAAGCAGCCCGCAGCACTGTGACAGCCAGCGCTCGGGCCTTTGCCGATGGAATTCGCCTCAGACTTCAACCTTCTGCAGACTGCAGTGCAGCGCGTACCACCTCAGGCTTCAGCGTGGGCACAAAGCTCTCGATAAAAGCATAGGCATAGCCTCGCAACCAGGCATCGCGGCGCAGGGCCAGCCGTGTGAGATTGACTTCGAACAGGTGGCGCGCATCGATGGCACGCAGATGGCGGTCACGCTCAGCATCGAAAGCGATGGAGGCGATGATGCCCACGCCCATGCCCAACTCCGCATAGGTCTTGATCACGTCGGCATCCATGGCGGTCAGCACCACTTCGGGCACCAGTGCAGCGGCAGCAAACGCCTTGTCGATATGGGCACGCCCGGTGTAGCCCTGTTCGTAAGTGATGATGGGGTGGCGCGCCAGATCCTCCAGCGTCAGCGGTCCGCAGGCATCGAGCAGCGCATGGCCAGGCGGCACGACCACACTGTGGGACCAGCGATAGCAAGGCAGGGTCACCAGATTCTCGTAACTGCCCAGCGCCTCGGTGGCCACACCGATATCGGCCTCGCCCGAGAGCAGCATCTCGGCCACCTGCCGCGGCGAGCCCTGATGCAGATGCAGCGAAACCTGGGGGTAAAGCCTGCGGAAATCACGCACCACCTGGGGCAAGGCATAGCGTGCCTGAGAGTGCGTGGCGGCAATCGACAGGCCTCCGCGCTCGCTGGCATGGAAGTCCTCACCCGCGCGGCGCAGATTGTCGGCCTCAAGCAGCATGCGCTCGACAATGGGCAGCAAGGCTGTGCCGGGCGGCGTCAGCCCCGTCAGGCGCTTTCCTGCGCGCACGAATATATCGATGCCCAACTCCTCCTCGAGCTCACGAATCTGCCGGCTCACACCAGGCTGCGAGGTGTGGAGCATGGCCGCCACTTCGGTCAGATTGAAGCCACGCCTTGCCGTTTCCCGGACCGAACGCAGTTGCTGAAAATTCATATCTTGATGGCAGGCGGCACAGCTTGCGGCTGCGCCCGCCGCCTGTTTCTCTTTGTTTTCGTTGGAAGCTCAAATCGCCCAGCGCAGGCCCGTAGCCGGCACGCCAGGCCAATCCTGCAATCCGGCGTCCTGTTCTGGCTCGGGCTTTTGCAGCACGCGGTCCAGAATGCGTGTCTCCAGCGCGGCAAAGCGGGCATCTCCATGTACACGCGGACGTGGCAAGTCGATGCGCTCGTCAAGCGCAATGCGTCCGTCCTCGATCAGCACCACGCGATCGGCAAGAGCCACGGCCTCCTGTACATCGTGAGTGACCAGCAAGGCCGTGAAGCCATGGCTGCGCCACAGACCTTCGATGAGGCGGTGCATCTCAATGCGCGTGAGCGCATCGAGAGCACCCAGCGGCTCATCGAGCAGCAGCAGCCGTGGCTGGTGCACCAGGGCGCGCGCCAGGGCCACACGCTGGCGCTGGCCGCCCGACAGCCTTGCCGGCCATTCGTTTTCACGGTCGGCCAATCCCACCTGCGCCAGCACCTTGCGGCCCTGCTCGCGCGCTGAATCGGGCAGACCCAGAATCACGTTGTCCAGCACCCGCTTCCAGGGCAACAAACGCGCATCCTGAAACATGATGCGCGTGTCCCCGCTCTGCTGGCCCTCGCCCCCATCGATCAGCAACTGCCCGGCGCTGGCCTTCTCCAGCCCCGCGACAAGGCGCAGCAAGGTGGATTTTCCGCAGCCGCTGCGCCCCACAATGGCGATGAACTCACCGGGCCGGACATCGAGCTGCACCTGCTTGAGCACTTCACGCTCGCCATAGCGCTTGGTCAGCTGCAGCGTCTGCAAATGCACACCCTGGGCCATTTTCTGCGGCACATCCGGCTGCTTGCTGCTGCCCTGCTGATCTGCTTCCTCATCCTTGGTCCGCTGCCACAGCTTCCCACTCGCCTGCAAGGCCTCGGCCTCGTCCCAGGAGGCCTCCCAGGCCACCAGCGGCTGACGCGCATTCAGCGCACCTGCACCCACCAGCGACTGGGCCAAACGACTCCACAAACTACTCATCGCAAGCTCCTCTCATTCTTGAAACCGACACGCACCAACCCAGAGACGCCTAGCAAGGGCCTAGGCGGCCCCGCCGCCCCGCAGCGAAGGCGTCGTCCCCCTCCGGGGGAGGCCGCGAAGCAGCTCAGGGGGCTCCATAGCTCGGATGCCAGCGCAGCCACCAGCGCTCCAGGGAACGGGCAAACACATCGGCCAGCTTGCCCAGAATCGCGTAGAGCAGAATGCCCACCAGCACCACATCGGTCTGCAGAAATTCGCGTGCATTCATGGTCAGGTAGCCGATGCCGGCCTGCGCCGAAATCGTCTCGGCCACGATCAGAATCACCCACATCAGTCCCAGCGAAAAGCGCAGGCCCACGAGGATGGAGGACAGAGCCCCCGGCAACACGATGTCGCGGTACAGCTGCCAGCGTGTGAGGCCGTAGCTGCGCCCCATCTCGATCAGACCCGGGTCCACATTGCGGATGCCGTGGAAGGTGTTGAGGTAGATGGGGAAGAACACTGAAATGCTGATCAGGAACAGCTTGGCCGACTCGTCGATGCCGAACCACAGAATGACCAGCGGAATCAGCGCCAGCGCAGGGATGTTGCGCACCATCTGGATCGTGGAATCAAGCAGCGTCTCGGCCCAGCGCAGCGAACCCGTGAGCAGGCCCAGCAGCAGGCCCAGGCTGCCGCCTATGGCCAGCCCTGCCAGCGCGCGCCCGGCACTGACCTTGACATGCGTCCAGAGCTCGCCCGACTCGGCCAGCGTCCAGGCCGCGCGCAGCACATCCAGCGGTGCGGGCAGCACCCGCGTGGACAGCCAGCCCCAGGCCGATGCAGCCTGCCAGAGCGCGATCAGCGCGACCGGCAGCAGCCAGGGCAACAGCCGCAAGGCGAACTGGCGTGCCAGCAGCTCCAGGCGCGGCACCGGCGGGCGTGCAGGCTGGACCGCAGCCTGCAACGTCAGCGTTTGAACATCACTCATGCTCTCTCCTTCAGCTTTGCGATACCCGGATCTGCTCGCGCTCTGCAGCAGCGGCTCCCGAAGCAGCGGCTCCCGAAGCAGCGGCTCGCGGCGAGTACAGATTGGCCACGGTCTCGCCAAACGGACCGCCGGGGTTGCCGCCGCCGAGCTTTTGCTGCACGTTGACGGGCAGCAGCGGGAAGACCAGCTCGGCGAAGCGATAGGCTTCCTCGAGATGCGGGTAGCCCGAGAGCACAAAAGTGTCTATGCCCAGATCGGCATATTCCTTGATGCGATCGGCCACGGTCTGGGCACTGCCCACCAGAGCCGTCCCTGCACCGCCACGCACCAGACCCACACCGGCCCAGAGATTGGGGCTGATTTCCAGATCCTTGCGGCTGCGCTTGGTACCGCCCGCGTGCAGCTGGGCCATGCGGCGCTGGCCTTCGGAGTCCATGCGCGCAA
This DNA window, taken from Comamonas testosteroni TK102, encodes the following:
- a CDS encoding CysB family HTH-type transcriptional regulator gives rise to the protein MNFQQLRSVRETARRGFNLTEVAAMLHTSQPGVSRQIRELEEELGIDIFVRAGKRLTGLTPPGTALLPIVERMLLEADNLRRAGEDFHASERGGLSIAATHSQARYALPQVVRDFRRLYPQVSLHLHQGSPRQVAEMLLSGEADIGVATEALGSYENLVTLPCYRWSHSVVVPPGHALLDACGPLTLEDLARHPIITYEQGYTGRAHIDKAFAAAALVPEVVLTAMDADVIKTYAELGMGVGIIASIAFDAERDRHLRAIDARHLFEVNLTRLALRRDAWLRGYAYAFIESFVPTLKPEVVRAALQSAEG
- a CDS encoding ATP-binding cassette domain-containing protein, which produces MSSLWSRLAQSLVGAGALNARQPLVAWEASWDEAEALQASGKLWQRTKDEEADQQGSSKQPDVPQKMAQGVHLQTLQLTKRYGEREVLKQVQLDVRPGEFIAIVGRSGCGKSTLLRLVAGLEKASAGQLLIDGGEGQQSGDTRIMFQDARLLPWKRVLDNVILGLPDSAREQGRKVLAQVGLADRENEWPARLSGGQRQRVALARALVHQPRLLLLDEPLGALDALTRIEMHRLIEGLWRSHGFTALLVTHDVQEAVALADRVVLIEDGRIALDERIDLPRPRVHGDARFAALETRILDRVLQKPEPEQDAGLQDWPGVPATGLRWAI
- the ssuC gene encoding aliphatic sulfonate ABC transporter permease SsuC; the encoded protein is MSDVQTLTLQAAVQPARPPVPRLELLARQFALRLLPWLLPVALIALWQAASAWGWLSTRVLPAPLDVLRAAWTLAESGELWTHVKVSAGRALAGLAIGGSLGLLLGLLTGSLRWAETLLDSTIQMVRNIPALALIPLVILWFGIDESAKLFLISISVFFPIYLNTFHGIRNVDPGLIEMGRSYGLTRWQLYRDIVLPGALSSILVGLRFSLGLMWVILIVAETISAQAGIGYLTMNAREFLQTDVVLVGILLYAILGKLADVFARSLERWWLRWHPSYGAP